The following nucleotide sequence is from Aedes aegypti strain LVP_AGWG chromosome 3, AaegL5.0 Primary Assembly, whole genome shotgun sequence.
CCGTTGCTTCGCCTGTTGGACACCGTGGTGATCAAGCTGGAGGGCGGCACCGATGAGGATCTTAAAGTCCTGGACGAAAAGCCGGTCGAAATCGTGAAAATCTTGCCGGAGAAGCCCAAGGTGGAGGTGAAGAAGGAACCCACTCTGGAGGACACCATCAAGAAGGAGAAGATCAGCATCAAGGAGGAGAAGGTGGAAGAGGCTGACAAGCCCAAGGAGGAAAAGGATGACGATAAAGAAAAACCCGCGGCAGAAGGTGAGGAGCCAGAGGGTGAAAAGAATGACGCCGAGAAGGAAGTGACTGCGGAACGGGAAGATATGGACGCGGAACCGGCGGCTAAGGAACCCGAGCCGGAGGAGGAACCTTCGAGGAAAAAGGATCGCAGAAAACGAAGTCGATCGGACTCCGGAAGCAGTTCGTCTTCTTCATCGTCTTCCAGCTCGAGCGATTCCGAAGATGAGAAAGAGAAGGAAAAGGAAGACAAAGAGGAAGAGGAGGAAAAGAAGGAGACCGAAGAAGAGGCGGCTCCCAAGAGTCCCAAACCAGTCGAAGAAGGAGAAAAAGAACCTCAAGAGGAGGTGGAGAATAACGGACATAAAAGTGGTGATGAAGAGGAAGCAACCAAGAAAGACCAAGCTGAACCAGAGAAAATGGATACCGATGAAGCTGTCGTTGAAAACAACAAAGAAAGCGAGGAAGCTGAGAAGGAAAAGGATACAAGTAAAGATGAAGAGGAAGCTAATAAAGAGAGCAATGAGGATAAGCAAGAGTCGGAAAAGACGGAAACGATCGATCTGGTCAAGGATACCACTGTTGGAAATAGCCCTCGAGCGTTGCATCGCACCAGTTCAATCTTTTTGCGCAACTTGGCTCCATCAATCACAAAGGCGGAAGTTGAAGCCATGTGCAAACGTTACAATGGTTTCCTACGAGTTGCAATTGCGGATCCCCTACTGGAGAGAAGGTGGTTCCGCCGCGGATGGGTTACCTTCCGGCGCGACGTGAACATCAAAGAGATTTGTTGGAATCTCAACAATATTCGCCTGAGGGATTGTGAATTGGGGGCTATTGTGAACAAGGATCTTAGTAGAAGGGTACGTCCTGTCAATGGATTGACCTGCCACAAGACGATTGTGCGTAGCGACATCAAGCTATGCGCTAAGATTGCTCACAACTTGGACGATAAGGTTGGATTGTGGAAGGAACAAGAGGATAACGGAGAGAAGAATGGAGAATCGTTCGGTTTGCAATCGAAGAATCCTGTTCTACAAAACATCACTGACTATCTGATCGAGGAAGCTTCGGCTGAGGAGGATGAGTTGCTGGGACTCTCGACGGAAGCCGCCAAGAAGTCTAACGACGGTGAACTGGTCGAACGTGACACGCAGCTTATTGAGGTTCTGGACAAACTGATTCTTTATCTACGCGTGGTCCATTCAATTGACTTTTACAATCATTGCGAGTATCCCTATGAAGACGAGATGCCCAACCGTTGCGGTATTATCCATGCCAGAGGTCCTCCCCCTCAGAACAAAGTTACTTCCAACGAAATCCAGGAGTACATTCGGACATTCGAGGGCAAGATGGGGTCGTTTTTGGCACGAGCTGTCGATCTCGAGGAGGAAGAGATGAAGAAACTCGGCGCCAAGGACGCCGAAGCCGAAGTGGAAAAGTTCATCCAGGCAAACACGCAAGAACTGGCCAAGGATAAGTGGCTCTGTCCGCTGTCAGGAAAGAAATTCAAGGGGCCGGACTTTGTGCGCAAGCACATTTTTAACAAGCACAATGAAAAGGTCGACGAAGTTCGCAAAGAGGTAGAATATTTCAACAATTATCTGAAGGACACCAAGCGGCCGCAATTACCCGAACATCCGGGTAACACCAAGAAGGCACCTTCCGATGCAGCTCCACCAACTGCTGGGTAagcttattttaaaattgatttgtgGTAAACGTGGATGATAATATTTCCTTTTCATAGGTATCGCCCCCCGTACGGAATGGCCCATGCTTATGCTCCGATGTACGCTCCTTATGCCCAACCGATGATGGCCCCGGCAGGTCGTGCCAGGCCCGGCTTTGGACGTGGCGGAAGGTGAGTTCCGATGTTAGTCTTCCTACCTTTTAGTAGATGGTTGTTAAATAGTGTCTTTCTTATGTGTGTAAATGTACCGATCCTTTCTCAGTAGTTTTTAGTTTGCTCCTTGAATTTGACTGCACTGCATTACTTCAATATAAATTTCTGAATTGTACAATTTTCTCTTTCGTTGGGTGGTTTGTCACTATATCGTCGTAATGTTCCGATCTTAAACAGAAATCATTTTGTTTCACAGAATTCAAGACGCTCGACGGAACATACAGAATCGTTTGAGGTAAGTTGAGGGAATGAAGTCGGAAAAGTTAATAGTGCAGTTCGTCGCGATTCCAATTGGTACATTTACACACTGCCTGCCCCTTTTGGATTGTTAGAATAGTAGTTTCAAGGTGTCTCTCCGATGTGAATCCGATCCGTGAGTGTTTTGTTCCACAGCTTTTCTCTAGCCGCTTTATTTGTTTCTTGGAACTACTTCTCTAATAGTCCCGCCGTTGTCTCCATCGAATAGTCAGAGTATAGAAACCCACTCCGCCCGGAATTGATTATTTATTCGGTTGCCATTTTTCACAGAGAACCAATGGGAGAAATTCGACGGCCAATTATAGCGTACAGCGATTTGGACATGCCCAATTTTAGCGATTCTTTCCTGTAGTTGGAAAGATAGGATTAGGACCGTTTGCCCCCCGACGGAGCATAGTAATGACATCTTCAGTCAAATGacgagttttatttttttttgtttaacacGCAACGTTGTTATAGACCTAGGCAAAACGGATCGTCAATAAAAATTCCATCAACCATATCGTCGGTTTGGTTGTTCTTTACTAGAGAAAAGCTCGCAGAACAATGTTGTGTTTTATGTGTACTTATTACCTATCTCGGAAACACTATTACCTATTCACCGGTATTATCATTCATAACACACCGTCGTTACATTATGATTTGTAACTTTtcagaatggcaccagattacCGTCCAGTGATTCACTACCGGGATCTGGATGCGCCCCGTGAACCGGATGAGTTCATCTAAAccgtataaaaaaataaaacgatatGCAATTGACACAGTAACGCTCAGTTGTAGATAAGCCCAATCGATAGCATTCACAGTAATCAATTAGTAATTGTTCGCATACCCTATCACAAAATTGCATTTCATCCTAGATCCGATACCTAGTTGAATAGTGTGAAATAAAAGACAAAAAACGGCAATCATTAAGTTATGTTTTGCATCCGAAATACCTTGTTCTGTAAAATCCATAGCAAGAATTAGGGTAGAATTAGTATATTAGCCAAGCAGCTTCACaaaattgatatttacatcgatttgttttgactCCTTGATGatccagggtgtctactcatttacagaattgaaattccctgagatttccaggtttttccaggtaaaaaaatccaggttgtacactccaacctctttttacgaccgtttttttaccgacggttctttttccgaccacttttttacgaccgaaattcagattaacgaccgtttttataaatgatcattatcttgaaaagtattcaaaatagaggatcaagatgttcagcaaaattgttcagtagttcaagggctaacatatggtggtcattcaattgcggaattctgccactaggtggcgctagtgagcatagaacttttgttttgcggatagctcaggatcctgaccacttagagagatggcgtcttcgacaaagttgttcagtagctcaatgactatcattataaacgctatgaggttcaaaattttgccacctggcggcgctagtgagcatgaaacttttgttttgcggatatctcaggagccaggccacttagaaagatggcgtcttcagcaaagttattcagtagctcaaggactatcattattctagctaagagattcgagattttgccaccaggcggcgctagtgagcatagaatttttgttttccagatagctcaggatcctgaccacttagagagatggcgtcttcgacaaagttgtacagtagctcaaggactatcattataaacgctatgaggttcagaattttgccatcaggcggcgctagtgagcatgaaacttttgttttgcggattgctcaggatcctggccacttagagagatggcgtcttcggcaaagttgttcactagctcaaggactatcattattcttcgACAAAGTCATTCAATAGCTCAAGgtctatcattattctagccaagagattttttgttttccggatagctcaggatcctgaccacttagaaagatggcgtcttcggcaaagttgttcagtagctcaaggattcgagatttggccaccaggcggcgctagtgagcatagaatttttgttttgcggatagctcaggatcctgaccacttagaaagatggcgtcttcggcaaagttattcagtagttcaaggactatcattattcttcggcaaagtcattcactagctcaaggactatcattattctagtcaagggattcgagattttgccaccaggtggcgctagtgagcatagaatttttgttttccgcatagctcaggatcctgaccacttagagagatggcgtcttcgacaaagttgtacagtagctcaaggactatcattataaacgctaagGTTCAgaattttgccatcaggcggcgctattgggcatagaatttttgtttggcggttatctcaggatcctgaccacttagagagatggcgtcttcgacaaagttggtcaatagctcaaagactatcattataaacgctatgaggttcaaaattttgccaccaggcggcgctagtgagcatgaaacttttgttttgcggatatctcaggatcctggccacttagaaagatggcgtcttcggtaaagttattcagtagctcaagcactatcattattctagccaagagattcgaaatttcgccaccaggtggcgctagtgagcatagaatttttgttttccggatatctcaggatcctggccacttagaaagatggcttcttcggcaaagttattcagtagctcaaggactatcattattcttcgACAAAGTCATTCactagctcaaggactatcattattccagtcaagagattcgagattttgccaccaggcggcgctagtgagcatagaatttttgttttccggatagctcaggatcctgaccactaagaaagatggcgccttcggcaaagttgttcagtagctcaagcgctatcattataaaagctatgagattcaaaattttgccaccatggGGCGCTAataagcatagaatttttgttttgcggttatctaaggatcctagccacttagaaagatggcgccttcggcaaagtttttcagtagctcaagcgctatcattattccagtcaagagattcgagattttgccaccaggcggcgctagtgagcatagaattttttgttttgcggatagctcaggatcctgatctcttagaaagatggcgtcttcggcaaagcgcCGCCTGgcggccaaatctcgaatctcttggctagaataatgatagtccttaagctactgaacaactttgccgaagaagccatctctctaagtggccaggatcctgagctattcgcaaaacaaaaattctatgctcactagcgccgcctggtggtcaaatctcgaatctcttggctagaataatgatagtccttgagctactgaacaactttgccgaagacgccacctttctaagtggccaggatcctgagctatccgcaaaacaaaaatgctatgctcactagcgccgcctggtggcaacatttcgaatctcataacctttataatgatagcgcttaagctactgaacaactttgccgaagacgccatccctctaagtggtcaggatcctgagctatccggaaaacaaaaattctatgctcactagcgccgcctggtggtaaaatttcgaatctcatatcttttataatgatagcacttaagctactgaacaactttgccgaaggcgccatctttctaagtggctaggatcctaagataaccgcaaaaaaaaagtttcgtgCTCACTAgggccgcctggtggcaaaattttgaatctcatagctatGATAATaaaagtccttgagctactgaaaaactttgccgaagacgccatctttctaagtggtcaggatcctgagatatccgcaactgcctggtggcgcaatttcacttaagcagtgttgccagctacgaaaaaaattttgaatccttcatgaaaaactggattacagatgaagagtattgctatgttgctaagcattatatttttctgttccgctcaagtttgatggttttgatctttactttattcttcctaaacagtgttgccagccacatgaacatttgtgattcagccgactgtatggcacgcaacacttccttcaactttggtgaacattcggtatcgttatctctatattttttggtatttgcatatcacacccccataaaattggctcttttgataacaatcgatcagtgttgccatctattaccaaaatatgaaaacttgaacggcc
It contains:
- the LOC5577779 gene encoding serrate RNA effector molecule homolog isoform X7, giving the protein MRRRERFKMKYHPEESLKRKEEQFGFLKRRCDVFVELLDHGDISKVSVDTSNTDPLLRLLDTVVIKLEGGTDEDLKVLDEKPVEIVKILPEKPKVEVKKEPTLEDTIKKEKISIKEEKVEEADKPKEEKDDDKEKPAAEGEEPEGEKNDAEKEVTAEREDMDAEPAAKEPEPEEEPSRKKDRRKRSRSDSGSSSSSSSSSSSSDSEDEKEKEKEDKEEEEEKKETEEEAAPKSPKPVEEGEKEPQEEVENNGHKSGDEEEATKKDQAEPEKMDTDEAVVENNKESEEAEKEKDTSKDEEEANKESNEDKQESEKTETIDLVKDTTVGNSPRALHRTSSIFLRNLAPSITKAEVEAMCKRYNGFLRVAIADPLLERRWFRRGWVTFRRDVNIKEICWNLNNIRLRDCELGAIVNKDLSRRVRPVNGLTCHKTIVRSDIKLCAKIAHNLDDKVGLWKEQEDNGEKNGESFGLQSKNPVLQNITDYLIEEASAEEDELLGLSTEAAKKSNDGELVERDTQLIEVLDKLILYLRVVHSIDFYNHCEYPYEDEMPNRCGIIHARGPPPQNKVTSNEIQEYIRTFEGKMGSFLARAVDLEEEEMKKLGAKDAEAEVEKFIQANTQELAKDKWLCPLSGKKFKGPDFVRKHIFNKHNEKVDEVRKEVEYFNNYLKDTKRPQLPEHPGNTKKAPSDAAPPTAGYRPPYGMAHAYAPMYAPYAQPMMAPAGRARPGFGRGGRIQDARRNIQNRLREPMGEIRRPIIAYSDLDMPNFSDSFL
- the LOC5577779 gene encoding serrate RNA effector molecule homolog isoform X6, producing MGDSDDEYDRKRRDKFRGERSAGESYARGADRADRSRGRDEWAERGRPRQDYRDYRPPPRDRGYSPTREGPPMKRMRGDGWGDDARPRFGGHEPYGMYGGYNHDHFGMHPAGPYGHPGGLHPREQQSAGDMQTQPCMMTLKQFLATQDDSISDSEAIQKYNDYKLEFKRQQLNEFFVAHKDEEWFKMKYHPEESLKRKEEQFGFLKRRCDVFVELLDHGDISKVSVDTSNTDPLLRLLDTVVIKLEGGTDEDLKVLDEKPVEIVKILPEKPKVEVKKEPTLEDTIKKEKISIKEEKVEEADKPKEEKDDDKEKPAAEGEEPEGEKNDAEKEVTAEREDMDAEPAAKEPEPEEEPSRKKDRRKRSRSDSGSSSSSSSSSSSSDSEDEKEKEKEDKEEEEEKKETEEEAAPKSPKPVEEGEKEPQEEVENNGHKSGDEEEATKKDQAEPEKMDTDEAVVENNKESEEAEKEKDTSKDEEEANKESNEDKQESEKTETIDLVKDTTVGNSPRALHRTSSIFLRNLAPSITKAEVEAMCKRYNGFLRVAIADPLLERRWFRRGWVTFRRDVNIKEICWNLNNIRLRDCELGAIVNKDLSRRVRPVNGLTCHKTIVRSDIKLCAKIAHNLDDKVGLWKEQEDNGEKNGESFGLQSKNPVLQNITDYLIEEASAEEDELLGLSTEAAKKSNDGELVERDTQLIEVLDKLILYLRVVHSIDFYNHCEYPYEDEMPNRCGIIHARGPPPQNKVTSNEIQEYIRTFEGKMGSFLARAVDLEEEEMKKLGAKDAEAEVEKFIQANTQELAKDKWLCPLSGKKFKGPDFVRKHIFNKHNEKVDEVRKEVEYFNNYLKDTKRPQLPEHPGNTKKAPSDAAPPTAGYRPPYGMAHAYAPMYAPYAQPMMAPAGRARPGFGRGGR
- the LOC5577779 gene encoding serrate RNA effector molecule homolog isoform X1; amino-acid sequence: MGDSDDEYDRKRRDKFRGERSAGESYARGADRADRSRGRDEWAERGRPRQDYRDYRPPPRDRGYSPTREGPPMKRMRGDGWGDDARPRFGGHEPYGMYGGYNHDHFGMHPAGPYGHPGGLHPREQQSAGDMQTQPCMMTLKQFLATQDDSISDSEAIQKYNDYKLEFKRQQLNEFFVAHKDEEWFKMKYHPEESLKRKEEQFGFLKRRCDVFVELLDHGDISKVSVDTSNTDPLLRLLDTVVIKLEGGTDEDLKVLDEKPVEIVKILPEKPKVEVKKEPTLEDTIKKEKISIKEEKVEEADKPKEEKDDDKEKPAAEGEEPEGEKNDAEKEVTAEREDMDAEPAAKEPEPEEEPSRKKDRRKRSRSDSGSSSSSSSSSSSSDSEDEKEKEKEDKEEEEEKKETEEEAAPKSPKPVEEGEKEPQEEVENNGHKSGDEEEATKKDQAEPEKMDTDEAVVENNKESEEAEKEKDTSKDEEEANKESNEDKQESEKTETIDLVKDTTVGNSPRALHRTSSIFLRNLAPSITKAEVEAMCKRYNGFLRVAIADPLLERRWFRRGWVTFRRDVNIKEICWNLNNIRLRDCELGAIVNKDLSRRVRPVNGLTCHKTIVRSDIKLCAKIAHNLDDKVGLWKEQEDNGEKNGESFGLQSKNPVLQNITDYLIEEASAEEDELLGLSTEAAKKSNDGELVERDTQLIEVLDKLILYLRVVHSIDFYNHCEYPYEDEMPNRCGIIHARGPPPQNKVTSNEIQEYIRTFEGKMGSFLARAVDLEEEEMKKLGAKDAEAEVEKFIQANTQELAKDKWLCPLSGKKFKGPDFVRKHIFNKHNEKVDEVRKEVEYFNNYLKDTKRPQLPEHPGNTKKAPSDAAPPTAGYRPPYGMAHAYAPMYAPYAQPMMAPAGRARPGFGRGGRIQDARRNIQNRLREPMGEIRRPIIAYSDLDMPNFSDSFL
- the LOC5577779 gene encoding serrate RNA effector molecule homolog isoform X4, which translates into the protein MGDSDDEYDRKRRDKFRGERSAGESYARGADRADRSRGRDEWAERGRPRQDYRDYRPPPRDRGYSPTREGPPMKRMRGDGWGDDARPRFGGHEPYGMYGGYNHDHFGMHPAGPYGHPGGLHPREQQSAGDMQTQPCMMTLKQFLATQDDSISDSEAIQKYNDYKLEFKRQQLNEFFVAHKDEEWFKMKYHPEESLKRKEEQFGFLKRRCDVFVELLDHGDISKVSVDTSNTDPLLRLLDTVVIKLEGGTDEDLKVLDEKPVEIVKILPEKPKVEVKKEPTLEDTIKKEKISIKEEKVEEADKPKEEKDDDKEKPAAEGEEPEGEKNDAEKEVTAEREDMDAEPAAKEPEPEEEPSRKKDRRKRSRSDSGSSSSSSSSSSSSDSEDEKEKEKEDKEEEEEKKETEEEAAPKSPKPVEEGEKEPQEEVENNGHKSGDEEEATKKDQAEPEKMDTDEAVVENNKESEEAEKEKDTSKDEEEANKESNEDKQESEKTETIDLVKDTTVGNSPRALHRTSSIFLRNLAPSITKAEVEAMCKRYNGFLRVAIADPLLERRWFRRGWVTFRRDVNIKEICWNLNNIRLRDCELGAIVNKDLSRRVRPVNGLTCHKTIVRSDIKLCAKIAHNLDDKVGLWKEQEDNGEKNGESFGLQSKNPVLQNITDYLIEEASAEEDELLGLSTEAAKKSNDGELVERDTQLIEVLDKLILYLRVVHSIDFYNHCEYPYEDEMPNRCGIIHARGPPPQNKVTSNEIQEYIRTFEGKMGSFLARAVDLEEEEMKKLGAKDAEAEVEKFIQANTQELAKDKWLCPLSGKKFKGPDFVRKHIFNKHNEKVDEVRKEVEYFNNYLKDTKRPQLPEHPGNTKKAPSDAAPPTAGYRPPYGMAHAYAPMYAPYAQPMMAPAGRARPGFGRGGREPMGEIRRPIIAYSDLDMPNFSDSFL
- the LOC5577779 gene encoding serrate RNA effector molecule homolog isoform X5, producing the protein MGDSDDEYDRKRRDKFRGERSAGESYARGADRADRSRGRDEWAERGRPRQDYRDYRPPPRDRGYSPTREGPPMKRMRGDGWGDDARPRFGGHEPYGMYGGYNHDHFGMHPAGPYGHPGGLHPREQQSAGDMQTQPCMMTLKQFLATQDDSISDSEAIQKYNDYKLEFKRQQLNEFFVAHKDEEWFKMKYHPEESLKRKEEQFGFLKRRCDVFVELLDHGDISKVSVDTSNTDPLLRLLDTVVIKLEGGTDEDLKVLDEKPVEIVKILPEKPKVEVKKEPTLEDTIKKEKISIKEEKVEEADKPKEEKDDDKEKPAAEGEEPEGEKNDAEKEVTAEREDMDAEPAAKEPEPEEEPSRKKDRRKRSRSDSGSSSSSSSSSSSSDSEDEKEKEKEDKEEEEEKKETEEEAAPKSPKPVEEGEKEPQEEVENNGHKSGDEEEATKKDQAEPEKMDTDEAVVENNKESEEAEKEKDTSKDEEEANKESNEDKQESEKTETIDLVKDTTVGNSPRALHRTSSIFLRNLAPSITKAEVEAMCKRYNGFLRVAIADPLLERRWFRRGWVTFRRDVNIKEICWNLNNIRLRDCELGAIVNKDLSRRVRPVNGLTCHKTIVRSDIKLCAKIAHNLDDKVGLWKEQEDNGEKNGESFGLQSKNPVLQNITDYLIEEASAEEDELLGLSTEAAKKSNDGELVERDTQLIEVLDKLILYLRVVHSIDFYNHCEYPYEDEMPNRCGIIHARGPPPQNKVTSNEIQEYIRTFEGKMGSFLARAVDLEEEEMKKLGAKDAEAEVEKFIQANTQELAKDKWLCPLSGKKFKGPDFVRKHIFNKHNEKVDEVRKEVEYFNNYLKDTKRPQLPEHPGNTKKAPSDAAPPTAGYRPPYGMAHAYAPMYAPYAQPMMAPAGRARPGFGRGGRMAPDYRPVIHYRDLDAPREPDEFI
- the LOC5577779 gene encoding serrate RNA effector molecule homolog isoform X2, with protein sequence MGDSDDEYDRKRRDKFRGERSAGESYARGADRADRSRGRDEWAERGRPRQDYRDYRPPPRDRGYSPTREGPPMKRMRGDGWGDDARPRFGGHEPYGMYGGYNHDHFGMHPAGPYGHPGGLHPREQQSAGDMQTQPCMMTLKQFLATQDDSISDSEAIQKYNDYKLEFKRQQLNEFFVAHKDEEWFKMKYHPEESLKRKEEQFGFLKRRCDVFVELLDHGDISKVSVDTSNTDPLLRLLDTVVIKLEGGTDEDLKVLDEKPVEIVKILPEKPKVEVKKEPTLEDTIKKEKISIKEEKVEEADKPKEEKDDDKEKPAAEGEEPEGEKNDAEKEVTAEREDMDAEPAAKEPEPEEEPSRKKDRRKRSRSDSGSSSSSSSSSSSSDSEDEKEKEKEDKEEEEEKKETEEEAAPKSPKPVEEGEKEPQEEVENNGHKSGDEEEATKKDQAEPEKMDTDEAVVENNKESEEAEKEKDTSKDEEEANKESNEDKQESEKTETIDLVKDTTVGNSPRALHRTSSIFLRNLAPSITKAEVEAMCKRYNGFLRVAIADPLLERRWFRRGWVTFRRDVNIKEICWNLNNIRLRDCELGAIVNKDLSRRVRPVNGLTCHKTIVRSDIKLCAKIAHNLDDKVGLWKEQEDNGEKNGESFGLQSKNPVLQNITDYLIEEASAEEDELLGLSTEAAKKSNDGELVERDTQLIEVLDKLILYLRVVHSIDFYNHCEYPYEDEMPNRCGIIHARGPPPQNKVTSNEIQEYIRTFEGKMGSFLARAVDLEEEEMKKLGAKDAEAEVEKFIQANTQELAKDKWLCPLSGKKFKGPDFVRKHIFNKHNEKVDEVRKEVEYFNNYLKDTKRPQLPEHPGNTKKAPSDAAPPTAGYRPPYGMAHAYAPMYAPYAQPMMAPAGRARPGFGRGGRIQDARRNIQNRLRMAPDYRPVIHYRDLDAPREPDEFI
- the LOC5577779 gene encoding serrate RNA effector molecule homolog isoform X3; the encoded protein is MGDSDDEYDRKRRDKFRGERSAGESYARGADRADRSRGRDEWAERPRQDYRDYRPPPRDRGYSPTREGPPMKRMRGDGWGDDARPRFGGHEPYGMYGGYNHDHFGMHPAGPYGHPGGLHPREQQSAGDMQTQPCMMTLKQFLATQDDSISDSEAIQKYNDYKLEFKRQQLNEFFVAHKDEEWFKMKYHPEESLKRKEEQFGFLKRRCDVFVELLDHGDISKVSVDTSNTDPLLRLLDTVVIKLEGGTDEDLKVLDEKPVEIVKILPEKPKVEVKKEPTLEDTIKKEKISIKEEKVEEADKPKEEKDDDKEKPAAEGEEPEGEKNDAEKEVTAEREDMDAEPAAKEPEPEEEPSRKKDRRKRSRSDSGSSSSSSSSSSSSDSEDEKEKEKEDKEEEEEKKETEEEAAPKSPKPVEEGEKEPQEEVENNGHKSGDEEEATKKDQAEPEKMDTDEAVVENNKESEEAEKEKDTSKDEEEANKESNEDKQESEKTETIDLVKDTTVGNSPRALHRTSSIFLRNLAPSITKAEVEAMCKRYNGFLRVAIADPLLERRWFRRGWVTFRRDVNIKEICWNLNNIRLRDCELGAIVNKDLSRRVRPVNGLTCHKTIVRSDIKLCAKIAHNLDDKVGLWKEQEDNGEKNGESFGLQSKNPVLQNITDYLIEEASAEEDELLGLSTEAAKKSNDGELVERDTQLIEVLDKLILYLRVVHSIDFYNHCEYPYEDEMPNRCGIIHARGPPPQNKVTSNEIQEYIRTFEGKMGSFLARAVDLEEEEMKKLGAKDAEAEVEKFIQANTQELAKDKWLCPLSGKKFKGPDFVRKHIFNKHNEKVDEVRKEVEYFNNYLKDTKRPQLPEHPGNTKKAPSDAAPPTAGYRPPYGMAHAYAPMYAPYAQPMMAPAGRARPGFGRGGRIQDARRNIQNRLREPMGEIRRPIIAYSDLDMPNFSDSFL